The following proteins are encoded in a genomic region of Streptococcus gwangjuense:
- the rbfA gene encoding 30S ribosome-binding factor RbfA, translated as MANHFRTDRVGMEIKREVNEILQKKVRDPRVQGVTITDVQMLGDLSVAKVYYTILSNLASDNQKAQIGLEKATGTIKRELGRNLKLYKIPDLTFVKDESIEYGNKIDEMLRNLDKN; from the coding sequence ATGGCAAATCATTTCCGTACGGATCGTGTGGGCATGGAAATCAAGCGTGAAGTCAATGAGATTTTGCAAAAGAAAGTCCGTGATCCGCGTGTCCAAGGCGTGACCATTACAGATGTTCAGATGCTGGGTGACTTGTCTGTTGCCAAGGTTTACTACACCATTTTGAGTAACCTTGCTTCGGATAACCAAAAAGCCCAAATCGGGCTTGAAAAAGCAACTGGTACCATCAAACGTGAACTTGGTCGTAATTTGAAATTGTACAAAATCCCAGATTTGACCTTCGTCAAAGACGAGTCCATCGAGTATGGGAACAAGATTGACGAAATGCTACGCAATCTGGATAAAAACTAA
- a CDS encoding DUF1858 domain-containing protein, translating into MDNIIDVSIPVAEVVDKHPEVLEILVELGFKPLANPLMRNTVGRKVSLKQGSKLEGTPMDKIVRTLEANGYEVIGLD; encoded by the coding sequence ATGGACAATATCATCGATGTGTCAATTCCTGTTGCAGAAGTGGTGGACAAGCATCCAGAAGTTTTGGAAATTCTAGTTGAGCTGGGTTTTAAACCACTTGCTAATCCCTTGATGCGCAATACAGTTGGTCGTAAAGTATCACTCAAACAGGGTTCTAAGCTTGAAGGAACTCCTATGGACAAGATTGTCCGCACGCTGGAAGCAAATGGCTACGAAGTGATTGGATTAGACTAA
- a CDS encoding valine--tRNA ligase: MSKELSPKYNPAEVEAGRYQKWLDADVFKPSGDQKAKPYSIVIPPPNVTGKLHLGHAWDTTLQDIIIRQKRMQGFDTLWLPGMDHAGIATQAKVEERLRGEGITRYDLGREKFLDKVWEWKDEYATTIKEQWGKMGLSVDYSRERFTLDEGLSKAVRKVFVDLYKKGWIYRGEFIINWDPAARTALSDIEVIHKDVEGAFYHMNYMLEDGSRALEVATTRPETMFGDVAVAVNPEDPRYKDLIGKNVILPIANKLIPIVADEHADPEFGTGVVKITPAHDPNDFLVGQRHNLPQVNVMNDDGTMNDLAFEFAGMDRFEARKAVVAKLEEIGALVKIEKRIHSVGHSERTGVVVEPRLSTQWFVKMDQLAKNAIANQDTEDKVEFYPPRFNDTFLQWMENVHDWVISRQLWWGHQIPAWYNAEGEMYVGEEAPEGDGWTQDEDVLDTWFSSALWPFSTMGWPDVDSEDFKRYFPTSTLVTGYDIIFFWVSRMIFQSLEFTGRQPFQNVLIHGLIRDEQGRKMSKSLGNGIDPMDVIEKYGADALRWFLSNGSAPGQDVRFSYEKMDASWNFINKIWNISRYILMNNEGLTLEQATANVEKVANKEAGNVTDRWILHNLNETIGKATANFDKFEFGVAGHILYNFIWDEFADWYVELTKEVLYSDNEEEKVITRSVLLYTLDKILRLLHPIMPFVTEEIFGQISEGSIVTAEYPTVNPAFEDLAAHTGVESLKDLIRAVRNARAEVNVAPSKPITILVKTSDSDLEAFFNSNVNYIKRFTNPEHLEIASNIPAPELAMSSVITGAEIYLPLADLLNVEEELARLDKELAKWQKELDMVGKKLSNERFVANAKPEVVQKERDKQADYQAKYDATVARIDEMKKLVK, from the coding sequence ATGTCTAAAGAACTTTCACCTAAATACAATCCAGCCGAAGTTGAGGCTGGTCGTTACCAAAAATGGCTTGATGCGGATGTTTTCAAGCCTTCAGGCGATCAAAAGGCTAAGCCTTATTCAATCGTGATTCCACCACCAAACGTAACTGGGAAACTTCACCTTGGTCACGCTTGGGATACGACTTTGCAGGATATCATCATCCGTCAAAAACGCATGCAAGGTTTTGACACGCTTTGGCTTCCGGGTATGGACCACGCGGGGATTGCCACTCAGGCTAAGGTTGAGGAGCGCTTGCGTGGTGAGGGTATTACGCGTTATGACCTAGGTCGTGAAAAATTCCTTGACAAAGTTTGGGAATGGAAAGACGAATATGCCACTACTATCAAGGAACAATGGGGCAAGATGGGGCTCTCTGTAGACTACTCTCGTGAGCGTTTCACTCTTGACGAAGGTTTGTCAAAAGCTGTTCGTAAGGTCTTTGTGGACCTTTACAAGAAAGGCTGGATCTACCGTGGTGAGTTTATCATCAACTGGGACCCAGCAGCTCGCACAGCCCTTTCTGATATTGAGGTGATTCACAAGGATGTCGAAGGTGCCTTCTACCACATGAATTACATGCTGGAAGACGGTTCACGCGCCCTTGAAGTTGCCACAACTCGTCCTGAGACTATGTTTGGGGACGTTGCCGTTGCGGTCAATCCAGAAGACCCACGCTACAAGGACTTGATTGGAAAAAACGTCATCCTTCCAATCGCTAATAAACTAATCCCAATCGTTGCAGACGAACATGCCGATCCCGAGTTTGGTACTGGTGTTGTTAAAATCACGCCTGCCCATGATCCAAACGACTTCTTGGTGGGTCAACGCCATAACTTGCCACAAGTCAATGTTATGAACGACGACGGAACCATGAATGACTTGGCCTTCGAATTTGCAGGTATGGATCGTTTTGAAGCCCGTAAGGCAGTCGTTGCTAAGTTGGAAGAAATCGGTGCCCTCGTCAAAATCGAAAAACGTATCCACAGTGTTGGTCACTCAGAGCGTACAGGTGTAGTGGTTGAGCCACGCTTGTCAACGCAATGGTTCGTCAAGATGGACCAATTGGCCAAAAATGCTATTGCTAACCAAGATACAGAAGACAAGGTAGAATTCTACCCGCCACGTTTCAACGATACCTTCCTCCAATGGATGGAAAATGTCCACGACTGGGTAATCTCTCGTCAGCTTTGGTGGGGTCACCAAATCCCTGCTTGGTACAATGCTGAGGGTGAAATGTACGTCGGTGAAGAAGCGCCAGAAGGTGACGGATGGACTCAGGATGAAGATGTCTTGGATACTTGGTTCAGTTCTGCCCTTTGGCCGTTCTCAACTATGGGCTGGCCTGATGTCGACTCAGAAGACTTCAAACGTTACTTCCCAACTTCAACCTTGGTTACAGGTTACGACATCATCTTCTTCTGGGTGTCTCGTATGATCTTCCAATCTTTGGAATTCACTGGTCGTCAGCCATTCCAAAACGTGCTTATTCACGGTCTCATTCGTGACGAGCAAGGACGCAAGATGTCTAAATCTCTTGGTAACGGGATTGACCCAATGGATGTCATCGAGAAATATGGTGCCGATGCCCTTCGTTGGTTCCTTTCAAACGGTTCTGCGCCAGGACAAGACGTTCGCTTCTCTTACGAGAAAATGGATGCTTCATGGAACTTCATTAACAAGATCTGGAACATCTCTCGCTACATCCTCATGAATAATGAAGGCTTGACCCTTGAGCAAGCAACTGCTAATGTGGAAAAAGTTGCCAACAAGGAAGCTGGCAATGTCACAGACCGTTGGATTCTCCACAACCTCAATGAAACTATCGGAAAAGCTACTGCTAACTTTGATAAGTTTGAGTTTGGTGTGGCTGGACATATCCTCTACAACTTCATCTGGGATGAATTTGCGGACTGGTACGTTGAGTTGACTAAGGAAGTCCTTTATAGCGACAATGAAGAAGAGAAAGTCATCACACGCTCTGTTCTCCTTTACACTCTGGACAAGATCCTTCGTCTCCTCCACCCAATCATGCCATTCGTGACAGAGGAAATCTTTGGACAAATCTCAGAAGGTTCTATCGTGACAGCAGAATACCCAACTGTTAACCCAGCCTTTGAGGACCTTGCTGCCCATACTGGTGTCGAAAGTCTCAAAGACTTGATCCGTGCCGTTCGTAATGCGCGTGCTGAAGTAAACGTAGCACCAAGCAAGCCTATCACCATCCTTGTTAAGACAAGCGATAGCGACTTGGAAGCCTTCTTTAACAGCAATGTCAACTACATCAAACGCTTCACAAATCCAGAACACTTGGAAATCGCATCAAATATTCCTGCGCCTGAACTTGCTATGTCAAGCGTCATCACAGGAGCAGAAATCTACCTGCCACTGGCAGACCTCCTCAATGTCGAAGAAGAACTGGCCCGTCTCGACAAGGAACTTGCTAAATGGCAAAAAGAACTGGACATGGTCGGTAAGAAGCTCTCTAACGAACGCTTCGTAGCCAACGCCAAACCAGAAGTCGTCCAAAAAGAACGCGACAAACAAGCCGACTACCAAGCGAAATACGACGCGACCGTAGCACGTATCGATGAGATGAAGAAACTCGTGAAATAA
- a CDS encoding flavin reductase family protein, translated as MKQSFKTSKLYYGFPIFILGYQDQNFGHNITTCSSSYSLGDWLVIGVGAEENAAEQIKHYQKFTVNIPDENLMLEMEQAGFISHREKLKHLRLDYEISERTQAPILEACPVVLDCQVDRIIEEDGICHIFAKIIERLADSELLDEKGHFKNDRFSPTYFMGDGHQRVYRYLDDRVNPMGSFIKEARKKDGKN; from the coding sequence ATGAAGCAATCTTTTAAAACAAGTAAACTCTATTATGGTTTTCCTATCTTCATTTTAGGGTATCAAGATCAGAATTTTGGACACAATATTACGACCTGTAGCTCCTCTTATAGCTTGGGAGATTGGCTAGTCATCGGTGTCGGAGCTGAGGAAAATGCGGCTGAGCAAATCAAGCATTACCAGAAGTTTACTGTGAATATTCCTGATGAAAATCTCATGCTCGAGATGGAGCAGGCTGGTTTTATCAGTCATCGAGAGAAATTGAAACACCTGCGACTAGACTACGAGATTTCTGAAAGGACTCAGGCACCGATTTTAGAGGCTTGTCCAGTCGTGTTGGACTGTCAGGTAGATCGGATTATCGAGGAAGATGGAATCTGTCATATCTTTGCCAAGATTATCGAGCGACTTGCTGATTCTGAACTCTTGGATGAGAAAGGGCATTTTAAAAATGACCGTTTTTCACCGACTTACTTTATGGGGGATGGTCACCAGCGCGTTTATCGTTATCTAGATGACCGAGTCAATCCCATGGGAAGCTTTATCAAGGAAGCGAGGAAAAAGGATGGCAAGAACTGA
- a CDS encoding helix-hairpin-helix domain-containing protein encodes MSKKLNRKKQLRNSLRRAGAFSSTVTKVVEETKKVVKRAEQSASQAGKAVSKKVEQAVEATKEQAQKVANSVEDFAANLGGLPLDRAKTFYDEGIKSASDFKNWTEKELLALKGIGPATIKKLKENGIKFK; translated from the coding sequence ATGTCAAAGAAACTCAATCGTAAAAAACAATTACGAAATAGTCTCCGTCGTGCAGGTGCTTTCTCAAGTACTGTGACGAAGGTTGTAGAAGAGACAAAGAAAGTCGTGAAACGTGCAGAGCAGTCAGCAAGCCAAGCTGGTAAGGCTGTTTCTAAAAAAGTTGAACAAGCAGTAGAAGCTACCAAAGAGCAAGCTCAAAAAGTAGCCAATTCTGTGGAAGATTTTGCAGCAAACTTGGGTGGACTTCCACTTGACCGTGCCAAAACTTTCTATGATGAAGGAATCAAGTCTGCGTCAGATTTCAAAAACTGGACTGAAAAAGAACTCCTTGCCTTGAAAGGAATCGGCCCAGCTACCATCAAGAAATTGAAGGAAAATGGCATTAAGTTCAAGTAA
- a CDS encoding AAA family ATPase: MHLFIIGAPASGKMTIGQELSRLTDATLFYNHQAIDFALEIYQDYTEEMWEFVRGITFSFLGASARNQRSVILTDVIDFSNQYQLMYLKQIQDLLNDYHQEILFVELETSLEERLHRNRTENRLKHKPLKRHIEASEREILETAETLQLNSQHQPNELHHYLKINNTNLSAEEVAKQIQNKMNKIEKGQTHV, from the coding sequence ATGCATCTTTTTATCATTGGTGCTCCGGCCTCAGGAAAAATGACGATTGGTCAAGAGTTATCTCGACTGACAGATGCTACCCTCTTTTATAACCATCAAGCCATCGATTTTGCACTAGAAATCTATCAGGATTATACAGAGGAGATGTGGGAATTTGTTCGTGGAATCACCTTTTCTTTCCTTGGGGCAAGTGCAAGAAATCAGCGATCAGTGATTTTAACAGACGTGATTGATTTTTCAAATCAGTACCAGCTGATGTATTTAAAGCAAATTCAGGATTTGTTGAATGACTATCATCAAGAGATTCTTTTTGTTGAATTGGAAACAAGTCTTGAAGAGCGCTTACATCGAAATCGAACGGAGAATCGATTAAAGCACAAACCCTTAAAACGACATATTGAGGCATCTGAAAGAGAAATTTTAGAGACCGCTGAAACACTTCAATTAAATTCCCAACATCAACCGAATGAGTTGCACCACTACCTTAAAATAAATAATACGAATTTGTCTGCAGAAGAAGTTGCTAAGCAAATTCAAAATAAAATGAACAAAATAGAGAAAGGACAAACACATGTCTAA
- a CDS encoding DUF1912 family protein, whose amino-acid sequence MSYEQEFMKEFEAWVNTQIMINDMAHKESQKVYEEDQDERAKDAMIRYESRLDAYQFLLGKFENFKAGKGFHDLPEGLFGERNY is encoded by the coding sequence ATGAGTTACGAACAAGAATTTATGAAGGAATTTGAAGCTTGGGTCAATACCCAGATTATGATCAATGACATGGCGCACAAGGAAAGTCAAAAAGTCTACGAAGAAGACCAGGACGAACGTGCCAAAGATGCCATGATTCGCTACGAAAGCCGCTTGGATGCTTATCAGTTCTTGCTTGGTAAGTTTGAAAACTTCAAAGCAGGCAAGGGATTCCATGATTTGCCAGAAGGCTTGTTTGGTGAGAGAAATTATTAA
- a CDS encoding SPFH domain-containing protein: MGLIKAITDSIGGTFADQWKEIITVHAFDEHTAVSPGIVQESNNGRGVNTKGSVGIISNGSKIFIPENTAAFIFSQSGIEEIITEPGGYEYQNGESSVFNGDGLKKSLFDNVVNRVGFGGQSDQQKQICFVNLREIRDIKFGTRGPVMYNDLFYGTDLEVRAFGTFSIQITDAKQFIRNFLPANVTYYTFDSAQARSQIVTEFLQSFIVALNSLSTTYRISQLPSQAAVLAEQVSNDGQYAGTWKERFGFEIVKVAIANIEFSPESKELVKQFSSNKMNLKAYDDVSQKSSNIAAQQKIASGVEQHGLGDSAGMIFGMNMAQSLDEKAMKPSLSLDEQIEALTKLKSLLDAGILSQEEFDRKKKEIMDL, encoded by the coding sequence ATGGGGTTGATAAAAGCAATCACAGATTCTATTGGTGGAACATTTGCAGATCAGTGGAAAGAAATTATCACAGTTCATGCTTTTGATGAACATACAGCTGTAAGTCCAGGTATTGTTCAAGAAAGTAATAATGGTAGAGGTGTCAATACGAAGGGATCTGTAGGTATTATTTCGAACGGATCCAAGATTTTTATTCCAGAAAATACTGCAGCCTTTATCTTTAGTCAGTCTGGTATCGAGGAAATTATTACAGAACCAGGTGGATATGAATACCAAAATGGCGAAAGCAGTGTTTTTAACGGTGATGGATTGAAAAAGTCACTGTTTGACAATGTTGTTAATCGTGTTGGATTCGGTGGTCAAAGTGATCAGCAAAAACAGATTTGTTTTGTTAATTTGAGAGAAATTCGTGATATTAAATTTGGGACTCGCGGTCCAGTCATGTATAATGATTTGTTTTATGGGACAGATTTAGAAGTACGTGCTTTTGGAACATTTTCTATCCAAATTACAGATGCTAAGCAATTTATCAGAAACTTTCTTCCTGCCAATGTAACTTATTATACCTTTGATAGCGCTCAAGCTAGATCACAAATAGTGACAGAATTTCTTCAATCTTTTATTGTTGCACTTAATTCTTTGTCAACAACTTATCGTATTTCACAATTACCCTCACAAGCTGCAGTTCTTGCGGAACAAGTATCAAATGATGGACAGTATGCAGGGACTTGGAAAGAACGTTTTGGATTTGAGATTGTAAAAGTTGCCATTGCTAATATTGAGTTCTCACCAGAATCTAAGGAACTGGTTAAACAATTTTCATCAAATAAGATGAATTTAAAAGCTTATGATGATGTATCGCAGAAATCTTCTAATATTGCAGCACAACAAAAAATTGCATCAGGAGTGGAGCAACATGGTCTAGGTGATAGTGCTGGAATGATATTTGGAATGAATATGGCTCAAAGTTTAGATGAAAAAGCCATGAAACCAAGTCTATCATTAGATGAGCAAATCGAAGCACTTACAAAACTAAAATCTCTTTTAGATGCAGGTATATTATCTCAGGAAGAATTTGATCGAAAGAAAAAAGAAATTATGGATTTATAA
- a CDS encoding DUF438 domain-containing protein has protein sequence MADERIHVLRDILLELHNGASPESVQERFDATFAGVSAIEISLMEHELMNSDSGVTFEDVMELCDVHANLFKNAIKGVEVEDTEHPGHPVRVFKDENLALRAALIRIRRLLDTYESMEDEEMLAEMRKGLVRQMGLVGQFDIHYQRKEELFFPIMERYGHDSPPKVMWGVDDQIRELFQTALATAKSLPEVSIGSVKEAFEAFATEFESMIFKEESILLMILLESFTQDDWLQIAEESDAYGYAIIRPSEKWVPERQSFVEEKIAEEPVQLDTAEGQVQQVIDTPEGQFTITFTPKEKEAVLDRHSQQIFGNGYLSVEQANLILNHLPMEITFVNKDDIFQYYNDNTPADEMIFKRTPSQVGRNVELCHPPKYLDKVKTIMKGLREGTKDKYEMWFKSESRCKFVHITYAAVHDEEGEFQGVLEYVQDIQPYREIDTDYFRGLE, from the coding sequence ATGGCAGATGAACGGATTCATGTCCTACGGGATATTTTGTTAGAATTGCATAATGGCGCCTCTCCTGAGTCGGTTCAGGAGCGCTTTGATGCGACCTTTGCGGGTGTCTCAGCCATAGAGATTTCCCTCATGGAGCACGAGCTGATGAACTCAGACTCAGGTGTTACCTTTGAAGATGTCATGGAACTCTGTGATGTCCATGCCAATCTTTTTAAAAATGCTATTAAAGGTGTCGAAGTAGAGGATACCGAGCATCCAGGTCACCCCGTTCGTGTCTTCAAGGATGAAAATCTGGCCCTCCGTGCTGCCTTGATTCGCATTCGGAGATTGTTAGATACCTATGAGTCTATGGAAGACGAGGAAATGCTGGCAGAGATGCGCAAGGGTTTGGTCCGTCAAATGGGACTTGTGGGACAATTTGACATCCACTACCAGCGTAAGGAAGAGCTCTTCTTCCCCATCATGGAGCGCTATGGTCACGATTCACCTCCTAAGGTCATGTGGGGAGTGGATGATCAGATCAGGGAACTCTTTCAAACAGCTTTAGCGACAGCCAAGTCACTACCAGAAGTGTCAATTGGCAGCGTAAAAGAAGCTTTTGAAGCCTTTGCGACAGAGTTTGAAAGTATGATTTTCAAGGAAGAGTCCATCCTTCTCATGATTCTCCTTGAGTCCTTTACTCAGGATGACTGGCTTCAGATTGCGGAGGAGAGTGATGCCTATGGCTATGCTATCATCCGTCCGTCTGAGAAATGGGTGCCAGAACGACAGAGCTTTGTTGAGGAAAAGATTGCAGAAGAGCCTGTACAGCTAGATACGGCAGAGGGTCAAGTTCAACAAGTTATCGATACGCCAGAAGGACAGTTTACCATTACCTTTACCCCTAAGGAAAAGGAAGCAGTGCTGGACCGTCATAGTCAACAGATTTTTGGTAATGGCTATCTCTCGGTCGAGCAGGCCAATCTCATCCTCAATCACCTCCCTATGGAGATTACTTTTGTCAATAAAGACGATATTTTCCAGTATTACAATGACAATACGCCAGCTGATGAGATGATTTTCAAACGGACGCCATCCCAAGTCGGGCGCAATGTTGAACTTTGTCATCCGCCTAAGTACTTGGACAAGGTCAAGACTATCATGAAGGGGCTTCGTGAGGGTACTAAGGATAAGTATGAAATGTGGTTCAAGTCTGAGTCGCGATGTAAATTTGTCCACATCACTTACGCCGCAGTGCACGATGAAGAGGGAGAATTTCAAGGAGTGTTGGAGTACGTTCAGGATATTCAGCCCTACCGTGAGATTGATACGGACTATTTCCGTGGATTAGAATAA
- a CDS encoding GNAT family N-acetyltransferase: MARTELPERLETERLVLRVRTVADAEDIHAYASLPEVAYPAGFPPVKTLEDEVYYLEYILPERNQKENLPVGYGIVVKETDKVIGSVDFNHRHADDVLELGYTLHPDYWGRGYVPEAACALIDLAFKDLDLHKIELTCFGYNVQSKRVAEKLGFTLEARIRDRKDVQGNRCDSLIYGLLRSEWEVI, translated from the coding sequence ATGGCAAGAACTGAACTGCCAGAACGCTTGGAAACAGAACGTCTCGTTTTACGAGTCCGTACTGTGGCGGATGCTGAGGATATCCATGCCTACGCTAGTCTCCCAGAGGTCGCTTATCCAGCAGGCTTTCCTCCAGTCAAGACCTTGGAAGATGAGGTTTACTATCTAGAGTATATCCTTCCCGAACGCAATCAAAAGGAAAATCTCCCAGTTGGCTATGGGATTGTCGTCAAAGAAACCGATAAAGTCATTGGTTCTGTTGATTTCAACCATCGCCATGCGGATGATGTTCTTGAGCTCGGCTATACCTTGCACCCAGACTATTGGGGTCGAGGTTATGTACCAGAAGCAGCGTGTGCCTTGATTGACTTAGCCTTTAAAGATTTGGATCTTCACAAGATTGAACTGACTTGTTTTGGTTATAATGTCCAAAGTAAACGAGTCGCAGAAAAACTTGGATTTACCCTCGAAGCTCGTATTCGAGATCGTAAAGATGTTCAAGGAAACCGCTGTGACAGTCTGATATATGGTTTGCTGAGAAGTGAGTGGGAGGTGATTTGA